The following proteins come from a genomic window of bacterium:
- a CDS encoding twin-arginine translocase subunit TatC produces MNMLMLLLIPVIAFILVKKGIIKYTWMTKYRKYSIVLIFIVAAIFTPPDPASQIIMAIPLLLLYEVSILVVRISGKKTLL; encoded by the coding sequence ATGAATATGCTCATGTTGCTTCTTATTCCTGTGATCGCATTTATTCTCGTTAAAAAAGGGATTATTAAATACACATGGATGACAAAATATCGTAAATATTCTATTGTTCTAATATTTATTGTGGCTGCAATCTTTACACCTCCTGATCCAGCAAGCCAGATTATTATGGCGATCCCGCTCTTACTTCTGTATGAAGTAAGTATTCTCGTCGTACGGATATCGGGGAAGAAAACACTTCTATGA
- a CDS encoding S8 family peptidase has protein sequence MVYGFSVHTCRGKGAGITGRIIFMLALVLVLILPCRAFPEPLWIFFSERPSRGIDDPLPAGLIGEIERTGARIRTVSRYFNAVSVDWEGDKGTLEHLSGVASVRPVRSMGTIQRIPEEHRLEKAASTANRGLHVLNYGISLEQLDILGIPGLHDRGYSGNGVTIGVLDTGFDIGDTGCLGGVRITHTRNFVRGGEDVTGDDHGSRVLACLGGVLDGEYYGAAYGAAFVLAVTDNLLTEQRADEDRWVAGVEWCDSLGVDIVSSSLVYNIFDTPEESYAKSDMDGRTSLVARAAEIAFSRGILVVNAAGNEGGNSWHIITTPADAEHVLAVGAISYLDSSNPVISVFSSRGPTADGRIKPDIVAPGVSVRVPQIGSTGFYVSVNGTSFATPFISGLCALLMEAHPDWSITDIGRALKYSAIDLGDPGPDNNYGWGLPDAVQALSYVPAGVSSGEDLSHGTDGNNSTRADTNPIVFKLSPPFPNPFNASVTIPFTVLSATHVSVTVHDVTGRSIATIWDNPASPGIYSAVWNGGDCASGVYLVRASAGAENLTRKILLVK, from the coding sequence ATGGTATATGGGTTTTCCGTGCATACCTGCAGAGGAAAAGGGGCGGGCATAACTGGCCGTATTATTTTCATGCTGGCTTTAGTGCTCGTTCTCATCCTGCCATGCCGCGCGTTTCCTGAGCCTCTGTGGATTTTTTTCAGCGAAAGGCCCTCCCGGGGCATCGACGATCCGCTGCCGGCTGGCCTCATCGGCGAGATAGAGCGCACGGGCGCCCGTATCAGGACAGTCTCACGGTATTTCAATGCGGTTTCGGTTGACTGGGAGGGCGATAAGGGGACGCTGGAGCATCTCTCCGGTGTTGCTTCCGTCCGCCCGGTGCGTTCGATGGGGACGATTCAGCGCATTCCGGAAGAACATCGCCTCGAAAAAGCCGCATCAACCGCAAACCGCGGCCTCCATGTCCTCAATTACGGCATATCTCTCGAACAGCTCGACATCCTCGGCATACCCGGTCTCCATGACCGCGGATACAGCGGTAATGGTGTTACCATCGGTGTCCTCGATACGGGCTTCGACATTGGTGATACAGGGTGTCTCGGGGGTGTCCGTATAACTCATACGCGGAATTTTGTCAGGGGCGGGGAGGACGTAACCGGCGATGATCACGGCAGCAGGGTACTCGCGTGTCTCGGCGGAGTTCTGGACGGCGAGTATTACGGGGCAGCGTACGGTGCCGCCTTTGTGCTTGCGGTGACTGATAACCTGTTGACTGAACAGCGCGCCGATGAGGATCGCTGGGTTGCCGGAGTGGAATGGTGCGACAGCCTCGGCGTTGATATCGTTTCCTCGTCGCTTGTTTACAACATCTTTGATACTCCGGAAGAAAGCTATGCAAAATCCGATATGGACGGCCGGACTTCGCTGGTCGCCAGGGCTGCGGAGATCGCCTTCTCCCGCGGTATTCTCGTGGTGAATGCGGCCGGCAACGAGGGCGGAAACTCATGGCATATCATCACCACCCCCGCCGATGCGGAGCATGTGCTTGCGGTCGGCGCGATCAGCTATCTCGACAGCAGCAATCCTGTCATCAGCGTCTTTTCCTCACGGGGTCCCACGGCGGACGGCAGAATCAAACCCGACATCGTCGCGCCGGGAGTTTCCGTCCGCGTTCCCCAGATAGGGAGTACCGGCTTTTATGTGTCGGTTAATGGCACTTCGTTCGCCACACCATTCATTTCCGGGCTGTGCGCCCTGTTGATGGAAGCCCATCCGGACTGGTCTATAACCGATATCGGACGGGCGCTCAAGTATTCCGCCATCGATCTCGGCGATCCGGGACCCGACAACAATTACGGCTGGGGGCTTCCCGATGCCGTTCAGGCGCTCAGCTATGTTCCTGCCGGTGTTTCCTCCGGCGAAGACCTGTCACATGGCACAGATGGGAACAACTCTACCCGTGCTGATACGAATCCCATTGTTTTTAAGCTAAGCCCTCCGTTCCCGAATCCGTTCAACGCCTCGGTAACCATACCGTTCACTGTCCTTTCCGCGACGCATGTATCGGTTACGGTTCATGATGTTACAGGCCGCAGTATTGCCACGATATGGGACAATCCGGCTTCACCGGGGATATACAGCGCTGTCTGGAACGGCGGGGACTGCGCTTCGGGCGTATACCTTGTCCGGGCATCGGCCGGAGCTGAAAACCTCACCAGAAAAATCCTTCTTGTGAAATAG